GAAGACGGGCCCGCAAAACCATGCGAATGCAAGCCGAAAAGAATCTAATAGACTTAGAAAGTACCGATATTCCATGGAATATTCCTCCGATCTCAACCGCACGAATCAATCCGTTTGATTACGATACCAACGATAACATTCCGGGGTCCGCTCCTTCCGTTCTATTAAAAAGAAGGAATCCGTTTGATCTTCCATATGATTCGAGTGAAGAAAAACCTGATTTAGTTGGAGACACGTTCCAACAAGAGTTTGCAGCAATTGTTCAACCTAAAGAGCCGTTTTTCCGTAGGCATGAAAGTTTCAATGTGGGTCCCTCAAGTTTTGGAGCTTTTAGAAGTGAGAGGCAGGAATCGAGGCTAAAACCGTACTTTGTACCCGAACGAAGCTTTGCTGAATTCCAACGACAATTTAGTGGACTTAGTGACTCAAAGGCGAGCTCTGTACCTGATACCGAGTCTGATTTTGAAAGTAAGGAtcataatgaagaagatgaagaaatggTTTCTGAAAAAGATCATGAAAATGTATCTGATGATGTTAGTCATAGAAGACCGTACTTTGTACCCGAACACCTTGCGTCCGATCAAACAAACTTTTCGTCTTTTCAAAGACAGTTAAGTGAAGTTAGGGAGTCTAAGGTGAGTTCGGTACCCGATACAGAATCCGTTTCTTCAGCTAGTGATGATGAAATTAAGGATCATAATGGAGATGAGCATCCGTTTGAAGTTGAACTGTTTTCGGTACAAGATAATGAACAGGCTTCTGAGATAAGAGATAATGTTTCCGAGCATGCTAGTCAGGCCAGCGAGTCTGTTGAAGATGATGCTGAGGTGGAATCCGTTCAAGTTCCGAAAGAAGACGAAGGAGTTGATAACGAGAACGAGTTAAATGTTGGGAATGCAACTAATCAACGAGAAATAATATCGTCAAATTCTGATAATGAAGGTGTGATTCAGTTGAATTCTGGTGATGTGGAATTACATAGCAGGAGGTCGAGTTTGTCATCGACGGATGAAGTTAGTGACCAAGTATTtaatgagaaagaagaagaagatgatgatgaagctgAGGTGGCGACATTAGTTCCAGAAACAACGTATTTTGTTGACCGTAGTAACTCAATCGACACGTCTGACACTGATGTAACGAGTTTATTGGTGGAAGAAAATCACCCAAATGAACCGATATATGATTTAAGTCCTCGATCTGTTACAAGGAACCTATCATCTAACTCCATTCTTAATGATTTGCATAAAGATGAAAGCTTTCAGCACTCCGAAAATCAACACGAGTCGTCGAGTTCTGTTGCAGATGTCAAGTTGAACTCTACAGATTATGGTCCTGAAACTACCGATGCTCAAAATCAGCTTCCGAGTGTACTTCATGATGAAGAACATCTGTTGACTAGTGATAACGTATTAACATCACTAACAAGTAAGTCCGTTTCCGAGGTGGCCAGAGATGTTCAATTGGATACGGATGCATCTCATCATCATGAAGAACTACTACAGGTATATTGTTACTTTTTACTGCATACAGCTATATACAAATACCTGAGATATGGTTATAATTATTAGATAAGAATCAAATCGGGTTGAGTTTATTTCAGCGTTTTTTTAAAACTTCTTTTATTTTAGTTTTTCTGAATGGCTGGTAAAATGTGTCATAGTATAACATAGATAATAGGGGAATTGCGCAAACGGGTCAAATGAGTTGAAAGTTTCCTTGgtgtattttttaattttaatgcaTACAGTAGCTCTTTTATACTGTAATTCATTAATAATTTATAGATTTATAGATATGGAAGTTAGTTTATAGGCCTAAACTCATAGACCTGAACTTAGGCCTAACAATTTGCGTAAGACATGTGGCCAATTGTTCGGAGGAAACGATGAGATAGGGTGTGCATTGCACATGTCctgaaatttatatttaaattaaacTGGTCGAATGATTTTTTTCAACCCAAACCCATCTGACCCATTAGCCAACCCATCTGGCTTGTCCATATCGTCACCTTTAGTATAATCAAACTTTTTTTTGGCTGACTTCTATATCTCCTACCAGTATTATCTAAGCTACTTATAGTAATGATGTACATGCCTAAAAGGAGTACTGACTAATACACTGATTGGTTGATACATTGTCTCTCTCCTAATTTTATTAGTTGAACTTGCCATGTGTCATGCTCACCTTGTTCGTCCAACGTTTAGGCCTATTTAATTAATTAGGTCTATTAACGTTTGCGAATCCTTGAGATAAGAGTGTAGCACAGATAACATAATCAACGGCAGGGGTAGCACATATAACATAATCAACGGCGGGGGTAGCACAgataatatatttttaaaaataaactTTTCAGTACATATCCCCTAATCCTTCTAAGTAACAGGGTGGTCAGCTTAAAGAAGGTCCAGTCACCTCATCGAATAGCGAAATTGTCCATGAGGAAACACATGAAACCCTGCACCAATTGGTATCTGAAGGGGAAGCTACATCGCAACCACATAAAGAGGTTTTGCTAAATACATCTATGAACAAATCAGAAGAGAATCCTCGCGTATTGCaggtaatataataattaaattatatgatCAGCCTTCAATTCAATTTACTTCCACACATAAAAAACATAGGTGGAGGCACTGTTGTAGAAGTCGGCCGGCGTGTCGGTTTGGGGACTAACCCGTCCCGTTTCGCCAAAAACgcctaaaaagtcggtcaaagcaAAAAAGTCGTGAAAGTCGGGCTGATTCGGTCAAAGTGAAAGTTGGtcaatatttattatttttttaatttaaattttgtGCCATATatctatatttgaaatatttatggtttttttatatatatatttatgtatttatgtgtatagtatatatatacacacactaaaAGTCAACGTCAGTCAACGCCCAACTCGACCGAGTCGTCCCTCCAAGGTCCTGACCGACTCGTCTgggactcgcgacttttacaaccttgtgtGGAGGTTCAAATGAGAACCATGTAAAGGTCGAGAATGTCATTGGATGTATACGAGATTGACCATTATATGAGCAATTCTTTCAGGTGCAAAACACTAGCAACAACTTGGACAATTTGCAAATCCCAGAGCCAGGCAACATTGTTTTACGTAACATAAATTCTGCCTCAGGTACCGAATCCGAGGTGGTTGAAGTTGTTGATACTGGAACACAAGCACCAGGATGTCCGTCATATGCAAGTGACAGTCATAATGACATTGACGATAATGAGATTAAAGAGATTGATGACGATTTGCTAGTGGAACTGGATGCTGTTGCCGATTTCAGTATCAAAAATTCAGGATCATCAACTTTTAATGAAATGAAAGATGACGAATCACTTGAATTGGAGCATGATCATGAATCTAAGGCAACTGCAGATGAAGAATCCCACTCGAAGCATTTAGAATCTGTTTTGGATGAAGTAAAAAAGGAACCAAATGATCTTGAAATTCACGACTCCGTAGATGGAGATTCGACTTATTTCAAAGATTTAGGATCAACACAGAGTGATGTAAAAATGGACCTGCAAGCTTCAGATCATGATCTTGAAACTAAGGATTCCGTTGGTGAAGATTCTTATTCCAAGGATCTTGGATCAACTTTCGATGAGAAAAAACAGGACGTACATGCTTCAGATGAGCGTGATCTTGAAACCAAATGTTACGGAGATGAAGATTCTGACAAGGATAGCGGATCAACATTGAATGAGATAAAAAATGACACACTTGCCTCAGATCATGGTCTTGAAACTAATCGTTCTATTGATGAAGATTCCGATTCTGAGGATATTGGATCGACTTTGAACGAGATGCAACGGGACCCACGTGTCTCTGATCATGATCTTGAAACTTTGGATTATATTGAACAACATCCACACATGTTAAAGCATGATCACCTTGAAACTAACGGTTCTGTAGATGATGATTCCTACTCCAATGATTTAGAATCTACTTTTACTGAGATGAGACGGGACCCACAACAGGCCTCAGATCATCATCGCCTAGAAACTTTCTATTCCGTCGATGAAAACTTTATCGCCAAGCACACAGATTCTACTTTGAATGAGACGAAGCGTGACGTACAGGCCTCGGAACGTGATTTTGAAGCTACCcgctctgatgatgaaatggatacCGAAGTTAAGAAGTCCTATATCGATAAGGAAGTTAGTAAGGTTGAAGATGAAGCTTCTTTAGAAGATGAAGCATCCAAGATAAAGTTAATCAATGATACGAGTGAAGTGCTATTGCCAGAAGAAACCGAGTCAAGTTCAAACATTGACCATGCATTGAGCATGGATAAAGCATAAGAGCATGTGCATTGAACATATATGTGgtattttttattttattctttttatttttttttttttattttgtgtgtTTGGGTTTGCATAGGAAGTGATGTACTAAGCTACTCTATGTTGGTTTTGGGTTATGATCTTTGAGAAGCTTTTTGTTGGATTCTTTGATGAATCATTTTTGTGTATTAGTATGAGGTTCTTTGGGGCCTATATAATCTTCAATTTTGTTCGAGTGTACTGTTCGATTGATTTAGATTAGGAGTGTTTATGGACCATCTGTTGTGTCTGAGTTGCGTTTGTAAAGTGATACAGTTGAAAGATTAATATACTATTGGTTGTGTTTTCTACCGTTTCTCTTATTTTCAACCTTAAATGAATGTCGTAATGGACGTTATCGAAAGGCCAATCCTTACGAGGTTCATTTACAATGCTGCTTATTTTGTTTGTATTGTTGTTCATGTTCGATAGCTCTTGTATGTTGGTTTATTCGTTGTTTATGAGGATAGTCAATAATGGTCGTTCATGTTGAACGATTGGTTTTTTAAAAGAGAGAGAGATCCGAATTCCATTGACCTGCTCATGGGTTATAAACAGGTTAATTGACCTGCATTTCACAATGATACATGCGGCAGTAATAGCGAAAAAAATCCACGATACATATATCCGCCCCGTGATGGGCGGTCAAAAAGTGTACTCGTATTGCATCGATCAATAATTAGTGGCCCAAGGCTCAAAAAGTGTCGAACAAAACAAATCTTTAATTGGTGACCAAGACTCAAAAATGAATCTTGTTAAGACTAGTTAATAAAGCAGACTCAAGGTAACAATACAAGAAAAGTAATACATATGAATGTCATGTCCCAAGTACAATGGCAGGCAGTTCATTGCATTAACCGATACAATTCCTAACCGCAGGAGGCAAAGGCAAGACATACCCCTCCTGTCAAGTAAATTATAATGGCAGTTCACTAACTGAATGTATAATATAACTTaattgtatcatcatcatcatcatcatcattcatctgaAGGGTCAACATCCTCTGGTTCATCTGATGACTCTTTTTCAGAATCTGGTTCTGATATGGTCATTGGTTCACTGCTTTCAGGTCCTGGACCAGCTGAAACTTTAACCATTGATGGACGTAAAAGTCTTTCACCAATTCTGAATCCCTTGCGAAATTCTTCAATTATCACCCCTTCAACATATTCACTCGACTCTTCTCTCATTATCGCTTCATGCAGCTTTTGTTTACCATGAAAAAAGGAAAATGTCAAAACTACTTTGGAAACACTACAACGATCACAATTTCTCAACGACTCCAGAAACAAGATACATAACTAACGATGAAAAGAATTTTATTTCACAATGTACTGAGTCTTTTTGTACAATGTCTGCGGATGTCAACTCATTAGGTGACATACgaaaatgaataaaaaaaatgattttcttTTTCCATCACAACCAGAATCTTACAAAACTAGTAGTGGGCACACAAAGCCCACTTTTGTGTGAGTTAGCTCGAATCAATCAAGACTTGGGTTTGAGCTAGGAAAAAATGTATTTAGGTCTTGATAAAACCTGAACAAAGTTTGTCCAGCCTTTGAAAAAGATCATCAAGTACTCGACTGAATTTCGAGCCAACTCTTGGATTTGCCTGCAGCCAACGATCAAGTAGGCGAATCACAACGAAAATACATACGATTTACTTTTGTGCAAGGTTGTAAAAATCCGATTCGGGGACGAGTCAGTCAGGACCTTGGAGGGACGAGTCGGgcgttgaccaactttgacttttaCTCTTTTAGTAATGGATAAATTAAACATATATATTACccataaatatatcaaacataaaacataaatatatcaaacatagATACATGGCACAAAatcttattttaaaaaatataaatttatgttaactaactttgactttgaccgactcagaCAAGACTCAGACCAGACTTGGCCCAACTTTGACCCTGCGTTTTAGCGTTGACCAACTTTTAAGACGCTTTTGGGCGAGTCGGGACAGGCTATTCCCCAAACCGATGCATCGGTCAACTCGGCCGACTTTTACAGTAGTGCTCTTATGTAAGACGGATTAGTCTGATTTATTATAAAAAAGTTTTAGAATATAAAAGCAGATTTACCGATGGATCAAACCGCTGTCCAGTTGTCTCCACAGGAACAACACCGAGCGCATTTAGAATCTCCACAAATTGCTTGTATATGCTCTGATAACTGTTATTAATCTTCTCTTCTTTCTCAGTCTCCACTTTTATTGCAGCTTTAGCACGCTCAAAGTTATCCAATACGGGCAACAAACTCTCAACAACTTCACCTTGTGTATTTGCAACCAACGAGATACGTTCCCG
The window above is part of the Rutidosis leptorrhynchoides isolate AG116_Rl617_1_P2 chromosome 1, CSIRO_AGI_Rlap_v1, whole genome shotgun sequence genome. Proteins encoded here:
- the LOC139886661 gene encoding uncharacterized protein, which encodes MGAELLRMYVSTTIMVCYRSVTRHPFVVGMIIVLYSMYRLFPLLFSLLVSASPVVVSTAFLLGTLLSYGQPNVPEIEIETEKESDVDEVRKSETKLTSGSEVGRGRDEGLIEVADISLDGTNMFVESDNRVVDLVNDGELRFGEERLVEDEKVVLGSRYSPLQQSESDDKLWEGSPDPLNTNGGLLWKHMEGDHHDDGDDGDDGDDDDDDDNDEDDDDDDDDDDDDDDDDSGDSDLAESSSPDASMADIIPMLDELHPLLSEERETREVPQTLRDDIIDDDIDAVSEHSLESSDTGSESNDDIDDGDGIEKREDLEDGDDDGKDKESKHVEKEYETRSAILWTEYDQKNLMNLGTSEMERNRRLENLIARRRARKTMRMQAEKNLIDLESTDIPWNIPPISTARINPFDYDTNDNIPGSAPSVLLKRRNPFDLPYDSSEEKPDLVGDTFQQEFAAIVQPKEPFFRRHESFNVGPSSFGAFRSERQESRLKPYFVPERSFAEFQRQFSGLSDSKASSVPDTESDFESKDHNEEDEEMVSEKDHENVSDDVSHRRPYFVPEHLASDQTNFSSFQRQLSEVRESKVSSVPDTESVSSASDDEIKDHNGDEHPFEVELFSVQDNEQASEIRDNVSEHASQASESVEDDAEVESVQVPKEDEGVDNENELNVGNATNQREIISSNSDNEGVIQLNSGDVELHSRRSSLSSTDEVSDQVFNEKEEEDDDEAEVATLVPETTYFVDRSNSIDTSDTDVTSLLVEENHPNEPIYDLSPRSVTRNLSSNSILNDLHKDESFQHSENQHESSSSVADVKLNSTDYGPETTDAQNQLPSVLHDEEHLLTSDNVLTSLTSKSVSEVARDVQLDTDASHHHEELLQGGQLKEGPVTSSNSEIVHEETHETLHQLVSEGEATSQPHKEVLLNTSMNKSEENPRVLQVQNTSNNLDNLQIPEPGNIVLRNINSASGTESEVVEVVDTGTQAPGCPSYASDSHNDIDDNEIKEIDDDLLVELDAVADFSIKNSGSSTFNEMKDDESLELEHDHESKATADEESHSKHLESVLDEVKKEPNDLEIHDSVDGDSTYFKDLGSTQSDVKMDLQASDHDLETKDSVGEDSYSKDLGSTFDEKKQDVHASDERDLETKCYGDEDSDKDSGSTLNEIKNDTLASDHGLETNRSIDEDSDSEDIGSTLNEMQRDPRVSDHDLETLDYIEQHPHMLKHDHLETNGSVDDDSYSNDLESTFTEMRRDPQQASDHHRLETFYSVDENFIAKHTDSTLNETKRDVQASERDFEATRSDDEMDTEVKKSYIDKEVSKVEDEASLEDEASKIKLINDTSEVLLPEETESSSNIDHALSMDKA